In the genome of Pontibacter actiniarum, the window CTTCTGCCTGCTGCAGCTGCTCATAGCGGCTGCTGTTTAGCTGCTCTACCAGCGAGTACTGCTCTTCTGTCAGCTTCAGTTCCTGTTTCATCTCGAGGTTGGCCATTTCCGGGCCTTCTAAATCCATCGAGAGCACCACCAGGTCCAGCTCCTCATCTGTAACCCGCAGGCCCTGTGCATAACCTGCAAAACCTACCAACCACAAAACACTCAGAAGTAAATACTTTTTCATTTTTTAAGGGTGTATGACTTATAAAATTGTCTAAAGTTTCTTGTTGCTGTGTTTAACGGAATTTCTGAATGCAAGTTAGGCATTTTTTAAAAATAAATAATATTTATCTAATATTTAATTTAAATTATTTCCTTGTTGTGTAAAACCAATATTGGTAAAAGGTACACTGCTTTCTTATTGACTAAATAACCTGCCGTTAGCGCAACCATAGCACCTGAGCGGGGTATACTTATACCATAGTTCTATATAGGACTTTTCAAAAATCAAAAGGCGAAACCATTAAGTATAAGCTGGTTTCATTTTAATATTTACAACATGAGGACAAGGTTTTACAATCCGAGCAAACTGGAAGTTAATTTCGCAAAAGCCGTGAAAGACTTAATGCCCCAACTGGAGACAAAATTGGACGAAGGTGAGAGGGTAGTCGATGTGGAGTCCGTTCACGATGCAGATAATCCTTTAGTAATCTTTAAGTTGGAAGATAAGGAGGGGGACTTGCACGAAGTAGTGGTACAGATTATTCAACGGCCAGACAGCATTGTTAAATGAGTTAAATTTACAGAACACAAAAGAGAGGCGGCTTTATTCCTAAGGCCGCCTCTCTTTTATGTCTTACGCAGTAACATCGTATTAAATATATATTAAAGCCTACGAAGGCCCGCCCGGCACCTTGTGTTCGCGCTGCTTAAAGTACTGCATGGCAATAAAGGCAATCATAAAGCCTGAGATCACCCCCTCCAGCATAAGCACAGAGAAGATAACGACACCCGGCGTGGCCACAACACGCTCTCCGAAATACCGCTCGGCAGAGAGCGTTTCGATAAGGGCCTCCCCTCCCAGCTTTACATATACCACCATAAAGGCAGCGAATAGCGTGGTTCCGACTACAGCCGTGATGATGCCTGTCGCGAGCCCTTTAAAGTAGCCGATTTTGCCGTGCATGCGTTCTTTGTAGCCTTTGATGGCCAATACTACACCGAAAGCCATAATCACGCCATTCAAAAAGCGCAGTTCGATCACATCTGCCAGGCCGAACACCCGCATCAGCATAAAATAGGCGATCAGTGCAGCAGCCGTTAAAAGGCCGTACTTGAGGCCTGTCTTTTCCATTGTCCGTACTATTTTTTGTTCGCGATTACTCTTTTTAGTTTTCCGTTACACTTGTTCCGGCATGGTATGGTCTGGCCGCTTAAACCACTGCATGGCAATAAAGGCGATCCACAGCCCGGGAACCGTGCCGTATATAATCGTAATAACGAAGAGCGACAGCTTGGAGAGACTCTCCGGGAACAGTGCGCTTGCCTGCAGCGACTCCAGGTAATCCGGGGCAGCCAGGTTTACGAACAGCATCAGAAACAGCGCGAGCAGTACCGAGGAAACTACCCCCACCGTGGCCCCGATGCCGAGCCCTTTAAAGTATTCTATCATGCCGTTTTTGGCACGTTTATAGCTTGAAATAGCCATGATAATACCTATCACCAGGAAAATGCCGCTCAGGAAGGAGAGCTCAACTACATCTGTTAGCCCTGCCGCCCACATAATCAGAAAGAATGCCATGTGGGCAATGCCGACAAATATTCCGTACTTTATGGAGATGTTCTGATAAGAAACCTTTGAAGCCATATTGATCGTGTTTAAATTCTTATTATCAATTATTTATAATGAACAGATTAGCACCGCAATTGGTTAAGAAGTACGCACGCGAAGGCGGCAATACAGGTACCATGGGCACCAGGCTGTCGAATATTATTAAAATTATATACTATAGTTAGAGCGGTGGCGTTGTGGTTTGCGCATGATTTTTTAATTACGACGAGCAAAATTGCTGGTTTTGAAACACATGCAGCATAGTTGCTTCTCTATATAATTGCCCTGCAAAGCGTAGAGACATGCTAAACCACGCTTTTATTTCGTAGCTTTGCAGCCAAATCTTAAATCATATTCATACTTAAGCATTTATGATCAGTACGAACAATGTCAGCCTGTCCTACGGCAAGCGCACATTATTTGAAGATGTTACCATCAAGTTCACTCCCGGCAACTGCTACGGCCTTATCGGGGCCAACGGCGCGGGCAAGTCAACTTTCCTGAAGATACTTTCTGGCGAAATAGACCCAAACACCGGCACGGTGGAGAAACCAGCCAACGCGCGCCTGGCCGTGCTGAAGCAGAACCATTTTGAGTACGATGAGTATCCTGCCCTCCAGACGGTGATCATGGGCCACAAGCGCCTGTGGAGCATCATGGAGGAAAAGGACGCGATTTATGCCAAGCCAGACTTTAATGAGGAGGACGGCCTGCGCGCCGCCGAGCTGGAAGGTGAGTTTGCCGACATGGAGGGCTGGAACGCCGAATACGAGGCAGCCGAGCTCCTGAGCGGTCTTGGCATCAGCGAGGACCTGCACCACACCCTAATGAAGGATTTGGGCGGTAGCGAGAAGGTACGCGTGCTCCTGGCGCAGTCGCTGTTCGGTAACCCGGATATCCTGCTGCTCGATGAGCCCACCAACCACCTGGATGCGGAATCGATCATGTGGCTGGAGAACTTCCTCGATAACTTTGCCAACACCGTAATTGTGGTGTCGCACGACCGCCACTTCCTCGATGCTGTTTGTACGCACGTGGCCGATATCGACTTTGGCAAGATTAAAATGTTTGCCGGTAACTATGGCTTCTGGTACCAATCGAGCCAGCTGGCTCTGAAACAGCGCGCAGACGCCAATAAGAAAACGGAAGACAAGCGTAAGGAGCTGGAGGAGTTTATCCGCCGCTTCAGCGCCAATGCTTCCAAGTCGAAGCAAGCTACCTCTCGTGCCAAGTTACTGGAGAAGCTTACCGTGGAGGACATCCAACCGTCTTCGCGTAAGTATCCGTATATCGCTTTTAAACCAGAGCGTGAGGCCGGCAACCAGATCCTGAACGTTGAGAACCTGAGCAAGTCAGTGGACGGGCAGCCGATCTTTACCGATATCAGCTTTATGGTGGACAAAGGAGATAAAATCGCCGTGATTGGCCGTAATGATATCGCAGCCTCTACCCTCTTCAAGATTTTGTTTGACGAGGAAAAGGCCGACAGCGGTGAGTTTAAGTGGGGTACCACCATCACCTCTTCTTTCTTTCCGAAGGATAACCAGGAGTTTTTCGACACAGACCTGAATCTGGTGGACTGGCTCCGTCAGTTCTCCGTAGAGAAAGACGAAAGCTTTATCCGTGGCTTCCTGGGCCGTATGCTGTTTTCCGGGGAAGAGTCACTGAAGAAAGCAAACGTGTTGTCAGGTGGCGAGAAGGTTCGCTGCATGTTCTCTAGGATGATGCTTCAGTCAGGCAACGCCCTGGTGTTCGATGAGCCTACCAACCACCTGGACCTGGAGTCGATTACGGCCCTGAACAACTCGCTGCAGGATTTTGATGGCACTATTCTGTTTTCGTCGCACGACTTACAGTTTGTAGACACCATCGCAAACCGTATTATTGAGCTGACACCAAACGGGATTATTGACAAGCGCATGAGTTATGAGGAGTATCTGTCGGATGAGGGGATTAAAGAACTGCGCAAGAAAATGTATGCCACGGCAGTAGTTTAATTCTTCATTTAGATAGATCATAAAATGCTGAATCAACCGCGCACCCTCACGGGGATTGTTTTGTCGCTGGCCCTTACGCTGTTTATCAGCACGGAGGCAGCAGCACAGGTACCTGACTCAACTTACAAGAAACCGGAGCTGCCAACCGGGCCGCCTGTGCCTGTAGAGCAGCCACGGCCCCAGCCGCGCCAGCGGGTGCAGGAGCAGCCCAAGCCGGAGCCAGTTGTAGTGGAGCAGCAGCAGCCCGAGG includes:
- a CDS encoding ABC-F family ATP-binding cassette domain-containing protein, whose product is MISTNNVSLSYGKRTLFEDVTIKFTPGNCYGLIGANGAGKSTFLKILSGEIDPNTGTVEKPANARLAVLKQNHFEYDEYPALQTVIMGHKRLWSIMEEKDAIYAKPDFNEEDGLRAAELEGEFADMEGWNAEYEAAELLSGLGISEDLHHTLMKDLGGSEKVRVLLAQSLFGNPDILLLDEPTNHLDAESIMWLENFLDNFANTVIVVSHDRHFLDAVCTHVADIDFGKIKMFAGNYGFWYQSSQLALKQRADANKKTEDKRKELEEFIRRFSANASKSKQATSRAKLLEKLTVEDIQPSSRKYPYIAFKPEREAGNQILNVENLSKSVDGQPIFTDISFMVDKGDKIAVIGRNDIAASTLFKILFDEEKADSGEFKWGTTITSSFFPKDNQEFFDTDLNLVDWLRQFSVEKDESFIRGFLGRMLFSGEESLKKANVLSGGEKVRCMFSRMMLQSGNALVFDEPTNHLDLESITALNNSLQDFDGTILFSSHDLQFVDTIANRIIELTPNGIIDKRMSYEEYLSDEGIKELRKKMYATAVV
- a CDS encoding DUF4199 domain-containing protein; translation: MASKVSYQNISIKYGIFVGIAHMAFFLIMWAAGLTDVVELSFLSGIFLVIGIIMAISSYKRAKNGMIEYFKGLGIGATVGVVSSVLLALFLMLFVNLAAPDYLESLQASALFPESLSKLSLFVITIIYGTVPGLWIAFIAMQWFKRPDHTMPEQV
- a CDS encoding DUF4199 domain-containing protein, producing the protein MEKTGLKYGLLTAAALIAYFMLMRVFGLADVIELRFLNGVIMAFGVVLAIKGYKERMHGKIGYFKGLATGIITAVVGTTLFAAFMVVYVKLGGEALIETLSAERYFGERVVATPGVVIFSVLMLEGVISGFMIAFIAMQYFKQREHKVPGGPS